A section of the Methanocaldococcus sp. FS406-22 genome encodes:
- the metG gene encoding methionine--tRNA ligase: MRYLITTALAYTNGPLHLGHARSTYIPADIMYKYLKLKGEDVIHVGGTDNHGVPITLTAEKEGKSPEEIVEKYHNEIKEDLDLLGIEFDAFGKTHSQIHIETAQEFYLKLKENGYIYEKEIEQFYCPKCKKFLPDRYVEGICPYCGGEARGDHCEVCGRHLEPFELKNPYCVICKGKPEIRKTKHYFFKLSALKKELEEYIKNAEEMPEHVKNMALNWIKELHDWDISRDISWGVPIPGTNQVMYVWLEAPIGYISFTKMLGDVWKKYWLEKDTKIYHFIGKDITVHHAVFWPGMLIAHGSFNLPTAVVSGGYLTLEGRKMSTSKKWVVWVKDFVKNFDADYLRYYLIMSAPLFKDCDFSFDDFKNKINNELINIIGNFTHRVLTFTHRKFKKVPIVDENRLKDEDKALLKKCEETIEAVDKNIRSFKFRDALVNILHLAIEGNSYFQKMEPWAVNDEKRLEEILYTCCKAVKTIIYLLYPYMPKKSLELLNLMNEELDLELRGNELKKPKIIFKKVEDKKIEEMKKKLYENKKETEGGENMEQIDISYLEKIDLRVGEIVEAEDIPKSKKLLKLIVDLGDEKRQIVSGIKGYYKPEELVGKKVVVICNLKPAKLCGVLSEGMILAAEDDEGNVSLLTVDKDIKAGSKVR, from the coding sequence ATGAGATATCTAATAACTACTGCCTTAGCTTACACTAATGGGCCTTTACACTTAGGGCATGCGAGAAGTACTTACATCCCAGCAGATATCATGTATAAATACTTAAAGTTGAAAGGGGAGGATGTTATCCACGTTGGGGGGACTGACAACCATGGAGTTCCTATAACTTTAACTGCTGAAAAAGAGGGAAAAAGTCCTGAAGAAATAGTTGAAAAATACCATAATGAGATTAAAGAAGATTTAGATTTATTGGGGATAGAGTTTGATGCTTTTGGTAAAACTCACAGCCAAATACATATAGAAACTGCCCAAGAGTTTTATCTAAAGCTGAAAGAGAACGGCTATATCTATGAAAAAGAGATAGAGCAGTTTTACTGCCCGAAGTGTAAAAAATTCTTGCCAGATAGATATGTTGAGGGAATCTGTCCATACTGTGGAGGAGAGGCGAGAGGAGACCACTGTGAGGTTTGTGGAAGACACTTAGAGCCATTTGAGTTAAAAAACCCTTATTGTGTAATCTGTAAAGGAAAGCCAGAGATTAGAAAAACTAAGCACTACTTCTTTAAGTTAAGTGCTTTAAAAAAGGAGTTAGAGGAGTATATAAAAAATGCAGAGGAAATGCCAGAGCACGTTAAAAACATGGCATTAAATTGGATTAAAGAGTTGCACGATTGGGATATTTCAAGGGACATAAGCTGGGGAGTCCCAATTCCAGGAACTAATCAGGTAATGTATGTTTGGTTAGAAGCTCCTATTGGCTATATCTCATTTACAAAGATGTTAGGAGATGTTTGGAAGAAATATTGGTTAGAGAAAGATACAAAGATTTACCACTTTATTGGGAAGGATATAACTGTCCATCACGCTGTCTTCTGGCCAGGAATGTTGATTGCTCATGGTTCTTTTAACTTACCAACAGCAGTAGTTAGTGGGGGCTACCTTACATTAGAAGGAAGAAAGATGAGTACAAGTAAAAAATGGGTTGTTTGGGTTAAAGATTTTGTTAAGAACTTTGATGCAGATTATTTAAGATACTATTTAATTATGTCAGCTCCTCTGTTTAAGGATTGTGATTTCTCATTTGATGATTTCAAAAATAAGATAAACAATGAGCTAATTAACATTATTGGAAACTTCACTCACAGAGTTTTAACCTTCACACATAGAAAGTTTAAAAAAGTCCCAATAGTTGATGAAAATAGATTAAAAGATGAGGATAAAGCTTTATTGAAAAAATGTGAAGAGACTATTGAAGCAGTAGATAAAAACATAAGGAGCTTTAAGTTTAGGGATGCTTTAGTTAATATATTACATCTTGCTATTGAAGGAAACAGTTACTTCCAAAAGATGGAGCCTTGGGCAGTTAATGATGAGAAGAGGTTAGAGGAAATATTATACACTTGCTGTAAGGCTGTTAAAACTATAATTTACCTTTTATACCCATACATGCCTAAAAAATCTCTTGAGCTGTTAAATTTAATGAATGAAGAGCTTGATTTAGAGTTGAGAGGAAATGAGTTAAAGAAACCAAAGATTATATTTAAGAAGGTAGAGGATAAGAAGATAGAGGAGATGAAGAAAAAACTCTATGAAAACAAAAAAGAAACTGAAGGAGGAGAAAATATGGAGCAGATAGATATAAGCTACTTAGAGAAGATTGATTTAAGAGTTGGAGAGATTGTTGAAGCAGAGGACATACCAAAGTCCAAGAAGCTCTTAAAATTAATTGTTGATTTGGGAGATGAGAAGAGACAGATAGTTTCAGGAATTAAAGGATATTATAAACCAGAGGAGTTAGTTGGTAAAAAAGTGGTTGTTATTTGCAATCTAAAACCAGCTAAGTTGTGTGGTGTTTTATCTGAAGGAATGATTTTAGCAGCTGAAGATGATGAAGGAAATGTTAGCCTATTAACTGTTGATAAAGATATAAAAGCAGGTAGTAAAGTTAGATAA
- a CDS encoding DNA double-strand break repair nuclease NurA, whose protein sequence is MIEYLLKNKDQIIKKMEKINEISYNINEHWIEDNFDDSVEMNFAGGDGSYNHIDYISFSFFGVGAVSFIHKIGEKVKKTKDAYIFDISHPLDIETKLRTYMLTLELKTALYMLRNYDIDYYIIDGSLFSLLIFAKTNIDKADKDKFDSIYKEYKKELNEKIEEELKTGEIGVISKDLELDREDKLLVEHAEYILTLTKLLKEFKDKLIGISKTSKINIYFNAEIPDIAVFTKFTNKEGYSTPINFIEMIGKKKGEGHSQLSSVMKGINFINEYEGNIETAYIQFVRLEDNCGVVGITSFNKIDKELLSSLKQISINGYPYILKKAHETVEITNKKLEAIAKMLNIDDPIARHILGRKKKKF, encoded by the coding sequence ATGATTGAATATCTCTTAAAAAATAAAGATCAGATTATCAAAAAAATGGAAAAAATTAATGAGATATCCTACAACATTAATGAACATTGGATTGAAGATAATTTTGATGATTCAGTTGAGATGAACTTTGCTGGTGGAGATGGGAGCTATAATCACATAGATTACATCTCATTTTCATTTTTTGGTGTTGGAGCAGTTAGTTTCATTCACAAAATTGGAGAAAAAGTTAAAAAAACTAAAGATGCATACATTTTTGACATTTCTCACCCATTAGATATTGAAACTAAGTTAAGAACTTACATGCTTACTTTAGAACTAAAAACAGCATTATACATGCTCAGAAATTATGACATTGATTATTACATAATAGATGGTTCTTTATTCTCCCTATTAATCTTTGCAAAGACCAACATTGATAAAGCTGACAAAGATAAGTTTGATTCAATATACAAAGAGTATAAAAAAGAATTAAATGAGAAAATTGAAGAAGAACTAAAAACCGGAGAAATTGGTGTTATATCAAAAGATTTGGAATTAGATAGGGAAGATAAGTTATTAGTTGAGCACGCTGAGTATATATTAACATTAACTAAACTTTTAAAGGAATTTAAAGATAAACTAATTGGAATTTCAAAAACATCTAAGATAAATATTTATTTTAATGCTGAGATTCCGGATATAGCAGTTTTTACAAAATTTACCAATAAGGAAGGTTATTCAACTCCAATAAACTTTATAGAAATGATTGGAAAAAAGAAAGGAGAAGGGCATAGCCAATTAAGTAGTGTAATGAAGGGAATAAATTTTATAAATGAATATGAAGGCAATATTGAAACAGCGTATATACAATTTGTTAGATTGGAAGATAACTGTGGAGTTGTGGGAATAACAAGCTTTAACAAAATAGATAAAGAGCTACTATCTTCATTAAAGCAAATATCTATTAACGGTTATCCTTATATATTAAAAAAAGCCCATGAGACTGTTGAAATAACCAACAAAAAACTTGAAGCAATTGCCAAGATGCTTAATATAGATGACCCTATAGCAAGACACATCTTAGGCAGAAAGAAGAAAAAATTCTGA